The following are from one region of the Natronosporangium hydrolyticum genome:
- the miaB gene encoding tRNA (N6-isopentenyl adenosine(37)-C2)-methylthiotransferase MiaB: MSTVTTAEPRSYEVRTYGCQMNVHDSERISGMLESAGYVRHVGDEPADIVVFNTCAVRENADNRLYGNLGHLRPVKQRHPGMQIAVGGCLAQKDRGEIVKRAPWVDVVFGTHNLGALPVLLERARHNQAAEVEILEALETFPSTLPTRRESTYAGWVSISVGCNNTCSFCIVPSLRGKERDRRPGEILAEVEALVAEGVLEVTLLGQNVNSYGVEFGDRLAFGKLLRACGGIDGLERVRFTSPHPKDFTDDVIAAMAETPNVCHQLHMPLQSGSDRVLKAMRRSYRSQRYLSILEKVRAAMPDAAITTDIIVGFPGETEEDFQATLDVVRESRFAGAFTFQYSKRPGTPAAELPDQLPKAVVQERYERLVALVEEITFADHQRQIGREVEVLVAVGEGRKDEATGRLSGRARDGRLVHFAADSDSDSGIRPGDVVYTTVTSAAPHYLIADAPVSAHRRTRAGDAYEAGHAPRTAGAPGVMLGMPRLASRS; encoded by the coding sequence ATGAGCACCGTCACCACCGCCGAACCCCGCTCGTACGAGGTCCGCACGTACGGCTGCCAGATGAACGTGCACGACTCCGAGCGGATCTCCGGCATGCTCGAGTCCGCCGGATATGTCCGGCATGTCGGGGATGAGCCGGCGGATATCGTCGTCTTCAACACCTGCGCGGTCCGGGAAAATGCCGACAACCGGCTCTACGGCAACCTCGGCCACCTGCGGCCGGTCAAGCAACGCCACCCTGGCATGCAGATCGCGGTCGGCGGCTGCCTGGCGCAGAAGGACCGGGGCGAGATCGTCAAGCGGGCGCCCTGGGTCGACGTGGTCTTCGGCACCCACAACCTGGGCGCGCTGCCGGTGCTGCTGGAGCGGGCCCGGCACAACCAGGCCGCCGAGGTGGAGATCCTGGAGGCGCTGGAGACCTTCCCGTCGACCCTGCCGACCCGGCGCGAATCCACCTACGCCGGCTGGGTGTCGATCTCTGTCGGGTGCAACAACACCTGCAGCTTCTGCATCGTGCCCAGCCTGCGCGGCAAGGAGCGCGACCGCCGGCCGGGGGAGATCCTCGCCGAGGTCGAGGCGCTGGTCGCCGAAGGGGTGCTGGAGGTGACCCTGCTCGGCCAGAACGTCAACTCCTACGGCGTCGAGTTCGGTGATCGGCTCGCGTTCGGCAAGCTGCTGCGCGCCTGCGGCGGCATCGACGGGCTGGAGCGGGTCCGGTTCACCAGCCCGCACCCGAAAGACTTCACCGACGACGTGATCGCGGCCATGGCCGAGACCCCGAACGTCTGCCACCAGCTGCACATGCCGCTGCAGTCCGGCTCCGACCGGGTGTTGAAGGCGATGCGGCGCTCCTACCGCTCCCAGCGCTACCTGTCGATCCTGGAGAAGGTCCGGGCGGCGATGCCGGACGCGGCGATCACCACCGACATCATTGTCGGGTTCCCGGGCGAGACCGAGGAGGATTTCCAGGCGACGCTGGATGTGGTGCGGGAGTCGCGGTTCGCCGGCGCGTTCACGTTCCAGTATTCGAAGCGGCCGGGTACGCCCGCCGCCGAGCTGCCCGACCAGCTGCCCAAGGCGGTCGTCCAGGAGCGGTACGAGCGGCTGGTGGCGCTGGTGGAGGAGATCACCTTCGCCGACCACCAACGGCAGATCGGCCGGGAGGTGGAGGTGTTGGTCGCGGTCGGGGAGGGACGTAAGGACGAGGCCACCGGCCGGCTCTCCGGCCGGGCCCGCGACGGCCGCCTGGTCCACTTCGCCGCCGACTCCGACTCCGACTCCGGTATCCGGCCCGGGGATGTCGTCTACACCACGGTCACCTCGGCGGCGCCGCACTACCTGATCGCCGACGCGCCGGTGAGCGCCCACCGCCGGACTCGCGCCGGTGACGCGTACGAGGCGGGTCACGCTCCCCGGACCGCCGGCGCCCCCGGCGTCATGCTCGGCATGCCCCGCCTCGCCAGCCGATCATGA
- a CDS encoding HNH endonuclease signature motif containing protein: MDERCDGGSPGGLPDGLPDGLPGGLPDELEAMPAGVGLAEALASVDRSTLDTDGLLRLAAARSRLLAQVQAQLLADLHAVAHADPSAGAGPPGSTGWADTETAFALTWTSSRAAGEIGFAEALIDRLPMVFAALAAGVIDRPKAYVFAQVLAAAEEPVARAVASQVIEAAPELTTAEIGARLRRLLLAADPQASAKRAREDSRSRRVGVYLNDNNLAGLAGYELAPHRVAAAWERLSAIARAAKAAGDQRRVDQLRADALLDLLVGDGVAAGGPITDGGLGGGGVRTGDRGVRAGDGAGEAVAPGRGTPWPTAPADPTLLDPASDPTITVPSDAPPSAAIPPDAVLEPPALAAGGDEPEEIEHEVLRPLWAAGFAGLPSTRPGAAAGPAAGPAAGPMPGPRKGVVEIQVPFATLTGQAELPGEIAGFGPVLADIARQVASQQAKDTWRFSVYDGAERLLYHGITRHRPRPVATRRPDAETLALVRARDRTCVAPGCRHPAWSADIDHIHEWARGGDHHPANLAVLCRRHHMFKHATGTELVQPAPGAFIWTTPAGRRYTTRPSPSFAVPELAVPELAVPELVSPG, from the coding sequence GTGGATGAACGGTGTGACGGCGGGAGCCCTGGTGGGCTCCCCGATGGGCTCCCCGATGGGCTCCCTGGTGGGCTCCCCGATGAGCTCGAGGCGATGCCGGCCGGGGTCGGGCTCGCTGAGGCGCTGGCGTCGGTTGACCGTTCTACTCTGGACACGGACGGCCTGCTGCGGCTAGCGGCGGCGCGGAGCCGGCTGTTGGCGCAGGTGCAGGCGCAGCTGTTGGCCGACCTGCATGCGGTGGCGCACGCCGACCCCTCCGCCGGGGCAGGCCCGCCCGGTAGCACCGGCTGGGCAGACACAGAGACGGCGTTCGCACTGACGTGGACCAGCTCACGGGCTGCCGGCGAGATCGGTTTCGCGGAGGCGTTGATCGACCGGCTGCCGATGGTCTTCGCCGCGCTCGCAGCCGGGGTGATCGATCGACCCAAGGCGTACGTGTTCGCGCAGGTCCTCGCGGCGGCGGAGGAGCCGGTTGCCCGGGCGGTGGCCAGCCAGGTGATCGAGGCCGCGCCCGAGCTGACCACCGCCGAGATCGGGGCGCGGCTGCGCCGGCTGCTGCTCGCCGCCGACCCGCAGGCCTCGGCGAAACGCGCCCGCGAAGACAGCCGTTCCCGGCGGGTGGGGGTCTACCTCAACGACAACAATCTGGCCGGCTTGGCCGGGTACGAGTTGGCTCCGCATCGGGTGGCGGCGGCGTGGGAGCGGTTGTCGGCGATCGCCCGGGCGGCGAAGGCAGCCGGTGACCAGCGGCGGGTCGACCAGTTGCGGGCGGATGCGTTGCTGGATCTTCTGGTCGGTGACGGGGTCGCGGCCGGTGGGCCGATCACCGACGGTGGTCTCGGCGGCGGGGGTGTGCGCACCGGTGACAGGGGTGTGCGCGCCGGCGACGGGGCGGGGGAGGCGGTGGCGCCGGGGAGGGGGACCCCGTGGCCCACAGCTCCGGCCGATCCCACGCTGCTCGACCCGGCCAGTGACCCCACCATCACCGTGCCGTCGGACGCGCCGCCTTCGGCGGCGATCCCGCCGGACGCAGTGCTTGAGCCGCCCGCTCTCGCGGCGGGCGGTGACGAGCCGGAGGAGATCGAGCACGAGGTGCTGCGGCCGTTGTGGGCGGCGGGCTTCGCCGGTCTGCCCTCGACCCGACCTGGCGCGGCCGCGGGTCCGGCCGCGGGTCCGGCCGCGGGTCCGATGCCGGGGCCGCGCAAGGGTGTGGTGGAGATCCAGGTTCCGTTCGCCACGCTCACCGGGCAGGCGGAGCTACCGGGCGAGATCGCCGGGTTCGGGCCGGTGCTGGCGGACATCGCCCGGCAGGTGGCGTCCCAGCAGGCCAAGGATACCTGGCGGTTTTCTGTCTATGATGGAGCTGAACGGCTGCTCTACCACGGCATCACCCGGCACCGTCCGCGGCCGGTCGCCACCAGACGACCTGACGCGGAGACGCTCGCATTGGTCCGAGCGCGGGACCGCACGTGCGTGGCTCCTGGATGTCGTCACCCGGCCTGGTCGGCCGATATCGACCATATCCACGAGTGGGCCCGCGGCGGAGACCACCATCCGGCCAACCTGGCCGTCCTGTGCCGGCGGCATCACATGTTCAAGCATGCCACCGGCACCGAGCTGGTCCAGCCCGCACCGGGAGCGTTCATCTGGACCACGCCCGCCGGCCGGCGGTACACCACCCGTCCGAGCCCGTCGTTCGCCGTACCTGAGCTCGCCGTACCTGAGCTCGCCGTACCTGAGCTCGTCTCACCTGGGTGA
- a CDS encoding DUF349 domain-containing protein: protein MSEWTSFGRIDADGTVYVKTAEGERAVGSWQAGTPEEGLAHFARRFADLVTEVDLIEARLSTGAADPARSATSIRRLRESLAEAHVVGDVDGLAARLDKLASLADEKAVQQRAERDAARAEAVARKTTLVEEAEQIATESTAWKVSGDRLREILDEWRAIRGVDKKTDGELWKRYAAARDGFARRRGAHFASLDASRKQAQGAKEELVAQAEALADSTDWTETANQLKELMNQWKAAPRASKDAEQRLWAQFRAAQDTFFSRRSEVFSARDAEQKDNLARRQELVARAEALDLEADPRGAQSAMREILTEWGQTGRVRREAAAPLERRLRAVEDKVRKAMDTAWRRPDPAANPLLDQMRSQVTEAEERLERARTAGDQKRIAEAEDALASKRQLLALAERAT from the coding sequence ATGAGCGAGTGGACCAGCTTCGGCCGGATCGACGCGGACGGCACGGTGTACGTGAAGACAGCCGAGGGGGAACGGGCGGTCGGCTCGTGGCAGGCTGGCACCCCCGAAGAGGGGCTGGCCCACTTCGCCCGGCGCTTCGCCGACCTGGTCACCGAGGTGGATCTGATCGAGGCCCGGCTCTCCACCGGGGCCGCCGACCCCGCCCGCTCGGCCACCAGCATCCGCCGGCTCCGGGAGAGTCTGGCCGAGGCGCACGTCGTCGGCGACGTCGACGGCCTCGCGGCCCGGCTCGACAAGCTCGCCAGCCTCGCCGACGAGAAAGCGGTGCAGCAGCGGGCGGAACGCGACGCCGCCCGGGCCGAGGCGGTGGCCCGCAAGACTACGCTGGTCGAGGAGGCGGAGCAGATCGCCACCGAGTCGACCGCCTGGAAGGTCTCGGGCGACCGGCTGCGGGAAATCCTCGACGAGTGGCGCGCCATCCGCGGCGTCGACAAGAAGACCGACGGCGAACTGTGGAAGCGGTACGCTGCCGCCCGCGACGGGTTCGCCCGCCGCCGCGGCGCCCACTTCGCCTCGTTGGACGCCTCCCGCAAACAGGCCCAGGGCGCCAAGGAAGAGCTGGTCGCACAGGCCGAGGCGCTCGCCGACTCGACCGACTGGACCGAGACCGCCAACCAGCTCAAGGAGCTGATGAACCAGTGGAAGGCGGCGCCGCGCGCCAGCAAGGACGCTGAGCAGCGGCTCTGGGCCCAGTTCCGGGCCGCCCAGGACACCTTCTTCAGCCGCCGCTCCGAGGTCTTCTCCGCCCGCGACGCCGAGCAGAAGGACAACCTGGCCCGGCGGCAGGAGCTCGTCGCCCGGGCGGAGGCGCTGGACCTTGAGGCGGACCCGCGTGGCGCGCAGAGCGCGATGCGCGAGATCCTCACCGAGTGGGGCCAGACCGGCCGGGTACGCCGGGAGGCGGCCGCCCCGCTGGAGCGCCGGCTGCGGGCGGTCGAGGACAAGGTCCGCAAGGCGATGGACACCGCGTGGCGGCGCCCCGACCCGGCGGCGAACCCGCTGCTGGATCAGATGCGGTCGCAGGTCACTGAGGCGGAGGAGCGGCTGGAACGTGCCCGGACCGCGGGGGACCAGAAGCGGATCGCCGAGGCCGAGGATGCGCTGGCGAGCAAACGGCAACTGCTGGCGCTCGCCGAACGCGCCACCTGA
- the rny gene encoding ribonuclease Y, whose protein sequence is MTAVELTLVTMVIALSATVVTALGWGVRYVRRLDTRLASPRGRSDAVATAPSATRSATASADAAAQAQAQAQAEAEELLARAHRQAEREAEQLREAARRSAEREVAALTTEAQERLTGLKERAAELERRSTRLDERERRHADEATRLAEREKRLATAEAELARHTSALADEQAVLAAAHQTVHAELERIAGLTADAARAELVAGIEEQAKREAAVLVRDLEAEARRTGEARARHLVAEAIQRVASDQTTESTVSVLHLPSDDMKGRIIGREGRNIRAFESVTGVNLIVDDTPEAVLLSCFDPVRREVARVTMERLVADGRIHPHRIEEVAAAAQQDVAELCQRAAEEALLEVGITDLHPELVTLLGRLRYRTSYGQNVLRHLVETAHIAGLLASELRLEPAQARAAKRAAFLHDIGKALTHEVEGSHAKVGADVARRYGESDEVVHAIEAHHNEITPQTVEAVLTQAADACSGARPGARREGLSAYISRLERIEEIAVGKPGVEKVYAMQAGREVRVMVHPEQVDDIGAAVLARDVAKQIEEELTYPGQVRVTVVRELRATETAR, encoded by the coding sequence ATGACCGCGGTCGAGTTGACGTTGGTGACGATGGTGATAGCGCTCAGCGCCACCGTCGTAACGGCACTTGGCTGGGGGGTCCGGTACGTCCGGCGCCTCGACACCCGGCTGGCGAGCCCGCGGGGGCGCAGCGACGCCGTGGCGACCGCACCTTCGGCGACCCGCTCGGCGACCGCCAGCGCCGACGCCGCCGCCCAGGCCCAGGCCCAGGCCCAGGCCGAGGCCGAGGAGCTACTGGCCCGCGCCCACCGCCAGGCTGAACGCGAAGCGGAGCAGCTGCGGGAGGCGGCCCGGCGCAGCGCCGAACGCGAGGTCGCCGCCCTCACCACCGAGGCGCAGGAACGCCTCACCGGGCTCAAGGAGCGGGCCGCCGAGCTGGAACGCCGGTCGACCCGGCTGGACGAGCGGGAACGCCGCCACGCCGACGAGGCGACCCGGCTGGCCGAGCGGGAGAAGCGGCTCGCCACCGCCGAAGCGGAGCTGGCCCGGCACACCAGCGCGCTCGCCGACGAACAAGCCGTGCTCGCCGCCGCCCACCAGACCGTCCACGCCGAACTGGAACGGATCGCGGGCCTGACCGCGGACGCCGCCCGTGCTGAGCTCGTCGCCGGCATCGAAGAGCAGGCCAAGCGGGAAGCGGCGGTGCTTGTCCGCGATCTGGAGGCCGAGGCGCGGCGGACTGGCGAGGCGCGGGCCCGTCACCTGGTCGCCGAGGCGATTCAACGGGTCGCCAGCGACCAGACCACGGAGAGCACCGTCAGCGTCCTGCACCTGCCCAGTGACGACATGAAGGGGCGGATCATCGGCCGGGAAGGCCGCAACATCCGGGCCTTCGAATCAGTCACCGGCGTCAACCTGATCGTCGACGACACTCCCGAGGCGGTGCTGCTCTCCTGCTTCGACCCGGTGCGGCGCGAAGTGGCCCGAGTGACGATGGAACGGCTGGTCGCCGACGGCCGGATCCATCCACACCGGATCGAGGAGGTCGCCGCCGCCGCCCAGCAGGACGTCGCGGAGCTGTGTCAACGGGCGGCAGAGGAGGCGCTGCTGGAGGTGGGCATCACCGATCTGCATCCCGAGCTGGTGACCCTGCTCGGCCGGCTACGTTACCGCACCAGCTACGGGCAGAACGTGCTCCGGCACCTGGTCGAGACCGCGCACATCGCCGGTCTGCTCGCCAGCGAGCTGCGGTTGGAGCCGGCCCAGGCGCGGGCGGCGAAGCGGGCGGCCTTCCTGCACGACATCGGCAAGGCGCTCACCCACGAAGTGGAGGGGTCGCACGCCAAGGTCGGCGCTGACGTCGCCCGGCGCTACGGGGAGTCCGACGAGGTGGTGCACGCCATCGAAGCCCATCACAACGAGATCACACCGCAGACCGTCGAGGCGGTCCTGACCCAGGCCGCCGACGCCTGCTCCGGTGCCCGTCCGGGGGCCCGGCGGGAAGGACTGTCCGCGTACATCAGCCGGTTGGAGCGGATCGAGGAGATCGCCGTCGGCAAGCCCGGGGTCGAGAAGGTCTACGCCATGCAGGCCGGCCGCGAGGTCCGGGTGATGGTCCACCCCGAGCAGGTCGACGATATCGGTGCGGCGGTGCTGGCTCGCGACGTGGCAAAGCAGATCGAGGAGGAGCTCACCTACCCGGGGCAGGTGCGGGTGACCGTGGTCCGGGAGTTGCGCGCCACCGAGACCGCCCGCTGA
- a CDS encoding class I SAM-dependent methyltransferase has product MLTIDPARLAGTPGGRALDIGCGQGRHAFALVRQGLPVVALDWDTDALAEVSDMVAAMRQAGEVPAGAGALAVRGDVRRLPFPDESFDVVVAAEVLEHVPDDEMAMAELARVLRPGGVAAVTVPRWWPERICWALSTEYHQVPGGHVRIYRGRQLRARLRRVGLVPEHTHHAHALHSPYWWLRCLFGDRADRAWPVRAYHRLLVHDILRGPWWTRRTERLLNPVLGKSLVVYAHKEPG; this is encoded by the coding sequence GTGCTGACGATCGACCCGGCCCGGCTGGCCGGCACCCCGGGCGGTCGGGCCCTCGACATCGGCTGCGGCCAGGGCCGTCACGCGTTCGCGCTGGTCCGGCAGGGGCTGCCGGTGGTCGCCCTGGACTGGGACACCGACGCGCTGGCCGAGGTCAGCGACATGGTGGCGGCGATGCGCCAGGCCGGCGAGGTGCCGGCCGGCGCCGGGGCGCTGGCGGTCCGCGGCGATGTCCGGCGGCTGCCGTTCCCGGACGAGTCGTTCGACGTGGTGGTCGCCGCCGAGGTGCTGGAGCACGTACCCGACGACGAGATGGCGATGGCGGAGCTGGCCCGGGTGCTTCGGCCGGGCGGTGTGGCGGCGGTGACCGTGCCCCGGTGGTGGCCGGAGCGGATCTGCTGGGCGCTCTCCACCGAGTACCACCAGGTCCCCGGCGGCCACGTCCGGATCTACCGGGGGCGGCAGCTGCGGGCCCGGCTGCGGCGGGTCGGGCTCGTCCCGGAACACACCCACCACGCCCACGCGCTCCACTCGCCGTACTGGTGGCTGCGTTGCCTGTTCGGTGACCGGGCCGACCGGGCGTGGCCGGTGCGGGCATACCATCGACTGCTCGTCCACGACATCCTGCGTGGTCCATGGTGGACGAGGCGGACGGAGCGGCTGCTCAACCCGGTGCTCGGCAAGAGTCTGGTGGTGTACGCGCACAAGGAGCCCGGGTGA
- a CDS encoding prenyltransferase, which translates to MSTGGVLDQSMIIQTAAYIAGLQRPDGQIPWEAGGETDPWDHVEAAMALDVAGRPAAAAAAYEWLVATQNPDGSWCRGYRDDRVTDPVRDANFTAYLGVGMWHHYLSTGDRRWLARLWPTLGAAVEFVLGLQASGGEVDWARGVDGDPAGEALLSGSASIHHSLRCAAAIGRLLNQPRPEWELAAATLRHAILAHPERFSPRTRYSMDWYYPVLGGALRGEPARTRLAAGWEGFVVAEWGARCVADRPWVTVAETCELALSLWAVGRSGPARRLLRQVQRLRCGDGSYWTGYVVPDRAVWPEERTSWTAGAVLLADAALAGEPATRAVFDGGELPAGPTAAELAGVPDCTVSPRCSTRSEPVAAT; encoded by the coding sequence GTGAGCACCGGCGGCGTGCTCGACCAGAGCATGATCATCCAGACCGCGGCGTACATCGCGGGCCTGCAGCGGCCGGACGGGCAGATCCCGTGGGAGGCGGGCGGAGAGACCGACCCGTGGGACCACGTCGAGGCGGCGATGGCGCTGGATGTGGCGGGCCGGCCAGCGGCGGCCGCCGCCGCGTACGAATGGTTGGTGGCCACCCAGAACCCGGACGGCTCGTGGTGCCGCGGCTACCGCGACGATCGGGTGACCGACCCGGTCCGGGATGCCAACTTCACCGCGTACCTCGGGGTGGGGATGTGGCACCACTACCTGTCCACCGGCGACCGGCGGTGGCTGGCGCGGCTTTGGCCGACGTTGGGTGCCGCCGTCGAGTTTGTCCTGGGGCTGCAGGCCAGCGGCGGCGAGGTGGACTGGGCCCGGGGTGTCGACGGCGACCCGGCCGGTGAGGCGCTGCTCTCCGGATCGGCGAGCATCCACCACAGTCTCCGGTGCGCCGCGGCGATCGGGCGGCTGCTGAACCAGCCCCGACCCGAGTGGGAGCTGGCCGCGGCCACGCTGCGGCACGCCATCCTCGCCCACCCGGAGCGGTTCTCGCCGCGTACCCGGTACTCGATGGACTGGTATTACCCGGTGCTCGGCGGTGCGCTGCGGGGTGAGCCGGCGCGGACCCGGCTCGCCGCCGGCTGGGAGGGTTTCGTGGTGGCGGAGTGGGGTGCCCGCTGCGTCGCCGACCGGCCCTGGGTGACCGTCGCCGAGACCTGCGAGTTGGCGCTGTCGCTGTGGGCGGTGGGGCGCTCCGGTCCGGCTCGCCGGCTGCTCCGGCAGGTGCAGCGGCTGCGCTGCGGTGACGGCTCGTACTGGACCGGCTATGTGGTGCCGGACCGGGCGGTGTGGCCGGAGGAACGAACCTCCTGGACCGCCGGTGCGGTGCTGCTCGCCGACGCGGCGCTGGCCGGTGAGCCGGCGACCCGGGCGGTCTTCGACGGTGGCGAGCTGCCGGCCGGGCCGACCGCCGCCGAGTTGGCGGGGGTGCCCGACTGCACGGTCTCGCCGCGCTGCAGCACCCGCAGTGAGCCGGTAGCCGCGACCTGA
- a CDS encoding glycosyltransferase family 4 protein, whose protein sequence is MEDGPLRVALLTYRGNPFCGGQGVYVRQLSRALSDLGHHVEVFAGQPYPELVDAVTLTPVPSLDLYREPDPFRWPALREYRDLVDVLETATMVTGGFPEPLTFSLRARRLLAAHRHRFDVVHDNQTLGYGLLGLGRLGLPLVTTIHHPIQIDRQLELAAATGLRRWSKRRWYAFTRMQRRVARRLPRVVTVSEASRQQITTHLSVPPDRIDVVPIGVDTDRFRADPATPRVPGRLVTTASADVPLKGLVPLLEAVAKLRTERQVELVVVGSTRPGGAVAAAMRRYDLGGAVRFTGRLSETALIGELASAEVAVVPSLFEGFSLPVVEAMACATPVVATTAGALPEVAGPDGEAALLVPPGDGSALAAAIGRLLDDPPLRQRLGAAGRARVTASFSWRAAAARTVSSYRRVRAGREVAGC, encoded by the coding sequence GTGGAGGACGGGCCACTGCGGGTCGCGCTGCTCACCTACCGGGGCAACCCTTTCTGCGGCGGTCAGGGTGTCTACGTTCGGCAGCTGAGTCGGGCCCTGAGCGACCTGGGCCACCACGTCGAGGTCTTCGCCGGCCAGCCCTATCCGGAGCTGGTTGACGCGGTGACTCTCACCCCGGTGCCGAGCCTCGACCTCTACCGGGAACCCGACCCGTTCCGGTGGCCCGCGCTGCGGGAGTACCGCGACCTGGTGGATGTGCTGGAGACCGCCACCATGGTGACCGGGGGTTTCCCGGAGCCATTGACCTTCTCGCTGCGAGCGCGCCGGCTGCTGGCGGCGCACCGGCATCGGTTCGATGTGGTCCACGACAACCAGACGCTCGGCTACGGCCTGCTCGGCCTCGGCCGGCTCGGGTTGCCGCTGGTGACCACCATTCACCATCCGATCCAGATCGACCGGCAGCTGGAGCTGGCGGCCGCCACCGGTCTGCGGCGTTGGTCGAAACGCCGCTGGTACGCCTTCACCCGGATGCAGCGGCGGGTGGCCCGCCGGCTGCCTCGGGTGGTGACCGTGTCCGAAGCGTCGCGACAACAGATCACCACCCACCTGAGCGTGCCCCCGGACCGGATCGACGTGGTTCCGATCGGGGTCGACACCGACCGGTTCCGGGCTGACCCCGCGACGCCCCGGGTGCCCGGCCGGCTGGTCACCACCGCCAGCGCGGACGTCCCGCTCAAAGGGTTGGTGCCGCTGCTGGAGGCGGTGGCGAAGCTGCGCACCGAGCGGCAGGTCGAGCTGGTGGTGGTCGGCTCCACCCGGCCCGGCGGTGCGGTCGCCGCGGCGATGCGCCGCTACGACCTCGGCGGGGCGGTCCGGTTCACCGGCCGGCTCAGCGAGACCGCGCTGATCGGCGAGCTGGCCAGCGCCGAGGTGGCGGTGGTGCCGTCGCTCTTCGAAGGATTCTCGTTGCCGGTGGTGGAGGCCATGGCCTGCGCCACCCCGGTGGTGGCGACCACCGCTGGGGCGCTGCCGGAGGTCGCCGGCCCGGACGGGGAGGCGGCGCTGCTGGTGCCCCCCGGTGACGGGTCGGCGCTCGCCGCCGCCATCGGTCGCCTGCTCGACGACCCGCCGTTGCGGCAACGGCTGGGCGCTGCCGGCCGCGCCCGGGTCACCGCCTCGTTCAGCTGGCGCGCCGCCGCCGCCCGGACGGTGAGCAGCTACCGGCGGGTGCGCGCCGGCCGGGAGGTGGCCGGGTGCTGA
- the miaA gene encoding tRNA (adenosine(37)-N6)-dimethylallyltransferase MiaA — MDQLVVAVVGPTATGKSELGIELARALGGEVVNADSMQLYRGMDIGTAKVPPAERGGVPHHLLDIWEVTETASVAEYQRLARAAVAEILGRGRVPVLVGGSGLYVRAVLDELEFPGTDPLIRGKLESELAEYGPEALHQRLREVDPVAAGAILPSNGRRIVRALEVISLTGRPFVARLPEQPRPAYRSVQVALDRDGPELDERVATRVGQMWRAGLVAEVRGLAERGLRQGRTARAALGYQQVLSFLAGEVSEDAAYAETIRATRRYVRRQRSWFRRDPRPVWLGADRADLTEAALAAVAQAELAQPGGER, encoded by the coding sequence GTGGACCAGCTGGTGGTGGCGGTGGTGGGACCTACCGCGACGGGCAAGTCGGAGCTTGGGATCGAGCTCGCCCGAGCGCTCGGTGGGGAGGTGGTCAACGCCGACTCGATGCAGCTCTACCGGGGGATGGACATCGGCACCGCGAAGGTGCCGCCGGCGGAGCGGGGCGGCGTGCCGCACCACCTGCTGGACATCTGGGAGGTGACCGAAACCGCCAGCGTCGCCGAATATCAACGGCTGGCGCGGGCGGCGGTGGCGGAGATCCTCGGCCGCGGCCGGGTGCCGGTGTTGGTGGGCGGCTCCGGGTTGTACGTGCGGGCGGTCCTGGACGAACTGGAGTTCCCTGGCACCGACCCGCTGATCCGGGGAAAGCTTGAGTCAGAGCTGGCCGAGTACGGTCCGGAGGCGCTGCATCAGCGGCTGCGGGAAGTCGACCCGGTGGCGGCGGGGGCGATCTTGCCCAGCAACGGTCGCCGGATCGTCCGCGCGCTGGAGGTGATCAGTTTGACCGGTCGCCCGTTCGTCGCCCGGCTGCCCGAGCAGCCCCGGCCCGCGTACCGGTCGGTGCAGGTGGCGCTGGATCGTGACGGCCCGGAGTTGGACGAGCGGGTGGCGACCCGGGTGGGGCAGATGTGGCGAGCTGGGCTGGTGGCGGAGGTGCGCGGGTTGGCGGAGCGAGGGCTGCGGCAGGGGCGGACCGCCCGTGCCGCGCTGGGCTACCAGCAGGTGCTGTCGTTCCTGGCCGGGGAGGTGAGCGAGGACGCCGCGTACGCCGAGACGATCCGCGCCACCCGGCGTTACGTGCGGCGGCAACGGTCGTGGTTCCGGCGCGACCCGCGACCGGTGTGGCTCGGTGCGGACCGCGCGGATCTGACCGAGGCGGCGCTCGCCGCAGTCGCGCAGGCGGAGCTGGCGCAGCCGGGAGGGGAGCGGTGA